Proteins from one Polymorphobacter megasporae genomic window:
- a CDS encoding spinster family MFS transporter, which yields MTAAGSRERALLFLLFLVSTFNLVDRQIINILAEQISRELHLSNTRLGILTGPAFAVFYALMGLPIARYADRPTTDRVSLIATVVAVFSVMTAASGLAASYVQLAIVRVGVGLGEAGSAPASYALIAERIPVERRARAIARQGLGVPCGILLGLVLGGAIGHAYGWRAAFLICAVPGLFVALAVKLVLRDDRAPPRIVLASGAAAPGGLRVVWRSRALVLLICATATSSIVTTGQTVWAPVVLIRAYHVPTAQVGLWLGLVSGLAGIAGMLAGGRVADRLGKIAPRNYMIVPMVAVLVAPPFYTFAYAATDWHVALGLLIVPSTLALFFYGPVFASAPRLVPSEYRSFATAIILLFINLIGAGLGPLAIGIVADALKPAAGDQALRWVLMVFPFLNVVPAFFYWRASRRFDAALGSAA from the coding sequence GTGACCGCGGCGGGATCGCGCGAGCGCGCGCTGCTGTTCCTGTTGTTCCTCGTCTCGACCTTCAACCTCGTCGACCGGCAGATCATCAACATCCTCGCCGAACAGATCAGCCGCGAACTCCATCTCAGCAACACTAGGCTCGGCATCCTGACGGGTCCGGCGTTCGCGGTCTTCTACGCGCTGATGGGGCTGCCGATCGCGCGCTACGCCGATCGCCCGACAACCGACCGGGTGAGTTTGATCGCTACCGTCGTCGCGGTCTTTTCGGTGATGACCGCGGCGTCGGGCCTCGCCGCGTCATACGTCCAGCTCGCCATCGTCCGAGTCGGCGTCGGCCTCGGCGAGGCGGGGTCGGCCCCGGCGTCGTACGCGCTGATCGCCGAACGGATTCCGGTCGAACGGCGCGCGCGCGCCATCGCGCGGCAGGGTCTCGGGGTGCCGTGCGGCATCCTGCTCGGCCTCGTCCTCGGCGGCGCGATCGGCCACGCGTATGGCTGGCGCGCTGCCTTCCTGATCTGCGCCGTCCCCGGCCTGTTCGTCGCGCTCGCGGTCAAGCTCGTGCTCAGGGACGACCGCGCCCCGCCGCGCATCGTCCTCGCCAGTGGGGCCGCGGCACCCGGTGGGCTGCGGGTCGTGTGGCGGTCGCGTGCGCTCGTGCTGCTGATCTGCGCGACCGCGACAAGTTCGATCGTGACGACCGGGCAGACGGTCTGGGCCCCCGTCGTCCTGATCCGGGCGTACCACGTCCCCACCGCGCAGGTCGGGTTATGGCTGGGCCTCGTCAGCGGCCTCGCCGGCATCGCCGGGATGCTGGCGGGCGGGCGGGTCGCCGACCGGCTGGGGAAGATCGCGCCGCGCAATTACATGATCGTGCCGATGGTCGCGGTTCTCGTCGCGCCGCCGTTCTACACCTTCGCTTATGCCGCGACTGACTGGCATGTCGCGCTCGGCCTGCTGATCGTGCCCAGCACGCTCGCGCTGTTCTTTTACGGTCCGGTGTTCGCGAGCGCGCCGCGCCTTGTTCCATCCGAATATCGCAGCTTCGCCACCGCGATCATCCTGCTGTTCATCAACCTTATCGGGGCAGGGCTGGGGCCGCTGGCGATCGGCATCGTCGCCGACGCGCTGAAGCCGGCGGCGGGCGACCAGGCACTGCGGTGGGTGCTGATGGTCTTTCCGTTCCTCAACGTCGTCCCGGCCTTCTTCTACTGGCGCGCCAGCCGTCGATTCGACGCGGCGCTCGGAAGTGCCGCCTAG
- a CDS encoding dienelactone hydrolase family protein, translated as MKAAEVIVATPSGPMRSFIVHPEADIPCPVVIVYMDFWGYRDELMAIARRAASVGYYCIVPDFYHREDATVLNQFFGADGRTLSVFNLDKAQLAIAAAPLHRLSDTMVLDDTRAVLDHADRDPAALATRVGAIGFCMGGRHAISAAEFWPDRFVATASLHGSYLISGRPESPHRALDRLRGELYCGYAESDVTADGDMIARFEALLAGQPVRYSRSLHTGTHHGYALTSRDVYDLAATERDWELIFAMFQRTIPPYCGTVPR; from the coding sequence ATGAAAGCGGCCGAAGTCATCGTCGCGACGCCGTCAGGGCCGATGCGCAGCTTCATCGTCCACCCCGAAGCCGATATCCCCTGTCCGGTCGTCATCGTTTACATGGATTTCTGGGGCTATCGCGACGAGCTGATGGCAATCGCCCGGCGGGCGGCGAGCGTCGGCTATTATTGCATCGTGCCCGACTTTTATCATCGTGAGGACGCGACCGTCCTGAACCAGTTCTTCGGTGCCGATGGCCGAACGCTGTCGGTGTTCAACCTCGATAAGGCGCAGCTCGCGATCGCCGCCGCGCCGCTGCACCGGCTGTCCGACACGATGGTGCTCGACGACACGCGCGCGGTGCTCGACCACGCCGATCGAGACCCCGCAGCCCTTGCGACCCGCGTCGGGGCGATCGGCTTCTGCATGGGCGGACGGCATGCGATCTCGGCCGCCGAATTCTGGCCCGACCGGTTCGTCGCAACCGCCTCGCTCCACGGCAGCTACCTGATCTCAGGCCGGCCGGAATCGCCACACCGTGCGCTCGACCGGCTTCGCGGCGAACTCTACTGCGGCTATGCCGAGAGCGACGTTACCGCCGACGGCGACATGATCGCGCGGTTCGAGGCGCTGCTCGCAGGCCAGCCGGTGCGATACAGCCGCAGCCTCCATACGGGTACGCACCACGGCTATGCGCTGACATCGCGCGATGTCTACGACCTCGCGGCGACCGAGCGCGACTGGGAGCTGATCTTCGCGATGTTCCAGCGAACGATCCCGCCCTACTGCGGCACGGTGCCGCGGTGA
- a CDS encoding FAD-dependent oxidoreductase — MIVRKVLVVGAGLAGLSAAIALARRGAEVTIVTLDDRAEGTSITITNRAVDAIEALGVLDACIAAGLTPADGKSLFSAMWDGAGNPLPLSAPPVPATRLPAYIAIYRPDLGRILTDAAVAAGVTMRTGLSFTGLADGGGHVDVTFGDGTNATFDLVVGADGAHSAVRRVIHPGIEPTYTGWMSFRIVLEDGPEGPPGFYTLPAGTGMLATVRLPGNRLYLAAGKRMDHRRIDHSEAVELLDSVLAQYTAPLIRGIRDQLRNEPPVVARPFEYVLVPQPWHRGRVTIIGDAAHATTPNLASGGSIALEDGVVLAEELDRAESVAAGLDAFMVRRYNRCAMVVETSLAMMRSADSGSGSTDNTTLRSKALAELVKPY, encoded by the coding sequence GTGATCGTGCGAAAGGTATTGGTGGTCGGGGCCGGTCTCGCCGGTCTCTCGGCGGCGATTGCGCTCGCCCGGCGTGGCGCAGAAGTGACGATCGTCACGCTCGACGACCGCGCCGAAGGGACCTCGATCACGATCACCAACCGCGCGGTCGACGCCATCGAAGCGCTGGGCGTGCTCGACGCGTGCATCGCCGCGGGTCTGACACCTGCGGACGGCAAGTCGCTATTTTCGGCAATGTGGGACGGGGCGGGCAACCCCCTCCCGTTGTCGGCACCGCCGGTGCCGGCAACGCGTCTCCCTGCCTATATCGCCATCTACCGGCCCGATCTCGGCCGCATCCTAACCGACGCCGCGGTCGCCGCCGGGGTGACTATGCGCACCGGACTCTCGTTCACCGGGCTCGCCGATGGGGGCGGCCACGTCGACGTTACGTTCGGCGACGGCACGAACGCGACGTTCGACCTAGTCGTCGGGGCCGACGGCGCGCATTCGGCGGTCCGCCGCGTGATCCACCCCGGCATCGAGCCGACCTACACCGGCTGGATGAGCTTCCGGATCGTCCTCGAAGACGGTCCCGAGGGGCCGCCGGGCTTTTACACGCTGCCCGCGGGGACCGGCATGCTGGCAACGGTCCGGCTGCCGGGTAACCGCCTCTATCTCGCGGCGGGCAAGCGGATGGACCACCGCCGCATCGACCACAGTGAAGCAGTGGAACTGCTCGATAGCGTGCTCGCGCAATATACCGCGCCGCTGATCCGCGGCATCCGCGACCAGCTGCGCAACGAGCCGCCCGTCGTCGCGCGTCCGTTCGAATACGTGCTCGTGCCGCAGCCATGGCACCGCGGCCGCGTGACGATCATTGGCGATGCCGCGCACGCGACGACGCCCAACCTCGCGTCGGGAGGCAGCATCGCGCTCGAGGACGGAGTCGTGCTGGCGGAGGAACTCGACCGGGCCGAAAGCGTCGCGGCCGGGCTCGATGCCTTCATGGTGCGGCGGTATAACCGCTGCGCGATGGTCGTCGAGACCAGCCTCGCGATGATGCGCAGCGCAGACTCCGGTTCGGGGTCGACCGACAATACCACGCTCCGGAGCAAGGCGCTTGCCGAGCTCGTCAAACCCTACTGA
- a CDS encoding SDR family NAD(P)-dependent oxidoreductase, with the protein MTRPTALITGASAGIGAEFARQLASRGHDLVLVARREDWLRDVAAGLATDCEILVADLETDDGVTRVEARIADGPPLALIINNAGFAARGRVATLDAERLATMLRLNVIALSRLSHAAMQRMTADGTGAIINVGSGTALIQIPGNAGYGASKSYVMAFTRHMQAEAAGTGVAVQLLIPGVIATDFHSIAATSLDRYPPEMVMQTRDLVAASLTALDRGEAVCIPSLGEVRLWHEWKTAEAALATNVSRRKPADRYRFKRNA; encoded by the coding sequence ATGACCCGCCCCACCGCCTTGATCACCGGCGCGTCCGCCGGCATCGGTGCCGAGTTCGCCCGACAGCTCGCGTCGCGTGGGCATGACCTCGTGCTCGTCGCGCGCCGTGAGGATTGGCTGCGCGACGTCGCGGCGGGATTGGCAACCGATTGCGAAATCCTCGTCGCCGACCTCGAAACCGATGACGGCGTCACTCGGGTCGAGGCCCGGATCGCCGATGGTCCTCCGCTCGCGCTCATCATCAACAATGCCGGTTTTGCCGCGAGGGGCCGAGTCGCGACGCTCGACGCCGAGCGGTTGGCGACGATGCTGCGCCTCAACGTCATCGCACTAAGCCGGTTGTCGCACGCCGCGATGCAGCGGATGACGGCAGACGGCACTGGCGCGATCATCAATGTCGGCTCGGGAACAGCCTTGATTCAAATCCCGGGCAATGCGGGTTACGGCGCGTCGAAGAGTTATGTAATGGCCTTCACCCGGCACATGCAGGCCGAGGCAGCCGGAACCGGGGTTGCCGTGCAACTGCTCATTCCCGGGGTCATCGCGACTGATTTCCACAGCATCGCCGCGACTTCGCTGGACCGCTACCCGCCCGAGATGGTGATGCAGACGCGCGACCTCGTCGCGGCATCGCTAACCGCTCTCGATCGGGGCGAGGCGGTGTGTATCCCGTCGCTTGGCGAAGTCAGGCTATGGCACGAGTGGAAGACCGCCGAAGCCGCGCTCGCGACGAACGTCTCGCGGCGAAAGCCAGCCGACCGGTACCGATTCAAACGTAACGCCTGA
- a CDS encoding bifunctional diguanylate cyclase/phosphodiesterase, with protein sequence MRELKRSIASFATCEQEAIHTPNVIQGHGAVLLADCSSRRITHASANLEEILGCPPAWAIGHTLEDVVGKADLTHTATEQGESGASIGEVISVRGEGGRLLNLQAHRSGSYIFVDLQPAMDVLEVSPLTAVHPLLEMFMHARSRTQICELAVKGLRSLSGFDRVMAYRFNTVGDGTIIAESKIDALDAFLGMTYPAADIPPQARRLFMLNRVGAIADFGYDPVPLLVDPAFDDGMPIDMTQSALRGVSPIHCQYMRNMNVAASLTISLVHGDQLWGMLVCHHNLPRIVGPELRSVARLLGQIMSLLIGNLGEAEAYIDRLARQAALQTLVEAISGGRPFGDGLMLAGPALLQLVDAGGVIIRSGDERRCYGVLPPLASQQQIWAYFERTADGAIVAADDLGVRLAGDAECFLAGSGAMIMRFGSSVDESILWFRPELKRNIVWGGDPAKHHSVDPSTGRLSPRESFAAWNETTSGHSAPWTAADLTIAGDLRLAIQAEMSARASAGLAKLRHFDPLTGLANRRRMEERLREMSTDSTDSSKVSVLFLDLDRFKAVNDSVGHAAGDMLLIQVAERLLAVSGPRHMVSRLGGDEFVVLSQGLDESGVCDLAARILATLELPFDLNGHAAHVSASIGLAMAEAVGALDILQAADMAMYEAKQRGGNRHAIFQQAIYDHAVRKFELDHDLRKAVNETGQLMLVYQPLFSLKNADHRLIGFEALLRWRHPRLGWVSPDMFIPLAEKSGVIIPLGDWIIVTATRQAKAMRDAVDDIDLVLTINVSVRQLAEPGFDRRLASILLEAELPASAICLEVTESMVSDKEIAVVLRNIRSLGVRIAIDDFGTGFSSLSYLRRLPADIVKLDSSFLDQSDEDRDDVDFVGAVVALIHAAGMTVIQEGVETSDQLAIIKVSGADMVQGFMFGRPLLAPDAMKLARKGRTGPNQNETSRGSEHQRAR encoded by the coding sequence TTGCGCGAACTAAAGCGGTCGATTGCTTCTTTCGCGACCTGCGAACAGGAAGCAATTCATACGCCGAATGTGATCCAGGGGCATGGCGCGGTTTTGCTCGCAGACTGCAGCAGTCGCCGGATCACCCACGCCAGTGCCAACCTCGAGGAGATCCTTGGATGCCCACCTGCGTGGGCGATCGGCCACACGCTCGAGGATGTCGTGGGTAAAGCCGACTTGACCCACACCGCGACCGAGCAGGGCGAGAGCGGCGCTTCGATCGGCGAAGTTATCAGCGTGCGGGGGGAGGGTGGCCGGTTGCTCAACCTTCAAGCGCATCGGTCGGGGTCATACATCTTCGTGGACCTGCAGCCGGCGATGGATGTGCTGGAGGTGTCGCCTTTGACCGCGGTTCACCCCCTTCTTGAAATGTTCATGCACGCCAGATCGCGCACGCAAATTTGCGAACTTGCCGTAAAGGGGCTGCGGAGCCTGTCGGGCTTTGACCGCGTAATGGCGTATCGATTCAACACCGTCGGCGACGGCACCATTATCGCCGAGTCGAAAATCGACGCTCTCGACGCGTTTCTCGGCATGACCTACCCGGCAGCCGATATTCCGCCACAGGCGAGGCGGCTGTTTATGCTCAACCGTGTCGGCGCGATCGCCGATTTCGGCTACGATCCGGTCCCGCTGCTCGTCGATCCGGCTTTCGACGACGGCATGCCGATTGACATGACCCAGAGTGCTCTGCGCGGCGTGTCGCCGATCCACTGCCAGTACATGCGCAACATGAACGTCGCCGCAAGCTTGACGATTTCACTGGTCCACGGGGACCAGTTATGGGGCATGTTGGTCTGCCACCATAATCTGCCGCGTATCGTTGGGCCAGAGCTCCGATCGGTCGCCAGATTACTCGGGCAAATCATGTCGCTGCTAATTGGTAATCTGGGCGAAGCCGAAGCCTATATCGATCGATTGGCACGACAGGCCGCGCTGCAGACGCTTGTTGAAGCGATCTCTGGTGGTCGGCCTTTCGGCGACGGCCTGATGCTGGCCGGCCCGGCGTTGCTGCAGTTGGTTGATGCCGGCGGCGTCATCATCCGGTCTGGAGATGAAAGACGTTGTTATGGCGTTCTTCCACCATTGGCCTCTCAACAGCAGATATGGGCATATTTCGAACGAACGGCTGACGGCGCGATCGTCGCTGCCGATGATCTCGGCGTGCGACTTGCGGGAGATGCCGAATGCTTTCTGGCCGGCAGCGGCGCCATGATCATGCGGTTTGGTTCGAGTGTCGATGAGTCTATCCTGTGGTTTCGGCCCGAACTGAAGCGCAACATTGTTTGGGGAGGAGATCCTGCAAAGCATCACTCCGTCGATCCATCAACCGGTCGACTGTCACCACGCGAGTCGTTTGCGGCCTGGAACGAAACGACAAGCGGTCACTCAGCGCCCTGGACGGCAGCCGATCTGACGATCGCCGGCGATCTTCGTCTTGCGATTCAAGCCGAGATGTCGGCGCGTGCCAGCGCCGGCCTCGCCAAGCTTCGGCATTTCGATCCCCTAACCGGCTTGGCCAATCGCCGCCGGATGGAAGAGCGACTTCGGGAAATGTCAACCGACAGCACCGATAGTTCCAAGGTGAGCGTGCTGTTCCTCGATCTGGATCGGTTCAAAGCGGTGAATGATTCGGTCGGGCACGCCGCGGGGGACATGCTGCTCATCCAAGTCGCCGAACGTCTGCTAGCAGTATCAGGCCCGAGGCACATGGTTTCGCGTCTGGGCGGCGACGAATTTGTCGTCCTCTCACAGGGATTGGACGAAAGCGGTGTCTGCGATCTTGCTGCGCGTATCCTCGCGACACTTGAACTGCCATTCGATCTCAATGGTCATGCTGCCCACGTCTCGGCAAGCATTGGCCTGGCGATGGCGGAAGCGGTCGGCGCGCTCGATATCTTGCAGGCGGCAGATATGGCGATGTACGAGGCTAAGCAGCGAGGCGGTAACCGCCATGCAATTTTTCAACAAGCAATTTACGACCATGCCGTGCGCAAGTTCGAGCTCGACCACGACTTGCGCAAGGCAGTCAATGAAACCGGGCAGCTGATGCTCGTCTATCAGCCTCTGTTCTCTCTCAAGAATGCCGATCACCGGCTGATCGGCTTCGAGGCATTGCTGCGCTGGCGTCATCCTCGGCTCGGCTGGGTGTCGCCGGATATGTTTATTCCCCTCGCCGAAAAATCGGGCGTTATCATCCCGCTAGGCGACTGGATTATCGTGACCGCAACGCGCCAAGCGAAGGCCATGCGCGATGCGGTCGATGACATCGACCTGGTGCTGACGATCAACGTCTCGGTACGGCAGCTTGCCGAGCCCGGCTTCGACCGGCGTCTGGCTTCGATTTTACTCGAAGCGGAGCTACCGGCGTCGGCAATATGTCTTGAGGTCACCGAATCGATGGTAAGTGACAAGGAAATTGCAGTCGTCTTGCGGAACATCCGATCCCTCGGCGTCAGAATTGCCATTGACGACTTCGGTACCGGCTTTTCGTCCTTGTCATATCTGCGTCGGCTGCCCGCCGATATCGTCAAGCTCGACAGCAGCTTTCTTGATCAGTCCGACGAAGACCGCGACGATGTCGATTTCGTCGGCGCGGTCGTTGCGCTTATCCATGCCGCGGGCATGACCGTCATTCAGGAAGGGGTCGAGACTTCCGATCAACTTGCCATTATTAAGGTCTCGGGGGCTGACATGGTTCAGGGGTTCATGTTCGGTCGCCCGCTGCTGGCGCCGGATGCGATGAAACTCGCCCGCAAAGGTCGGACCGGCCCCAATCAGAACGAGACTTCGCGTGGTTCCGAACATCAGCGGGCTCGGTAG
- a CDS encoding biliverdin-producing heme oxygenase, with the protein MPKPGLQDSAIGRLRDATSSFHVNVDKEYSRFDLADKTGYGRFLLAQTQATGAAEACLVLDQTLPAWRPRAPLLAEDLRLLGLTAPRLLRFAPQDRDGWLWGVLYVLEGSRLGGAVLVKRLSADVPSAFLSSRHRAGEWRTLVCSIDALGARQGQVWLDAAIEGARDCFNLHVRAAASQ; encoded by the coding sequence ATGCCGAAGCCCGGCCTGCAGGATAGCGCGATCGGGCGTCTGCGCGACGCGACCTCCTCGTTTCACGTAAATGTCGATAAAGAATACAGCCGCTTTGATTTAGCCGACAAGACCGGTTACGGGCGCTTTCTTCTCGCCCAGACGCAGGCGACAGGCGCTGCAGAAGCATGCCTAGTTCTCGACCAGACGCTACCGGCCTGGCGGCCGCGCGCGCCGCTGCTTGCCGAGGATCTTAGATTGCTGGGACTGACCGCGCCACGGCTACTTCGCTTCGCGCCGCAAGACCGCGACGGTTGGTTGTGGGGCGTGCTGTACGTCCTCGAAGGGTCCCGCCTCGGCGGCGCCGTACTGGTCAAGCGATTGTCGGCCGACGTACCGAGCGCCTTTTTGTCATCACGACATCGCGCCGGAGAATGGCGGACGCTCGTCTGCTCGATCGACGCCCTTGGGGCTCGTCAAGGACAGGTTTGGCTCGACGCCGCGATCGAAGGCGCGCGTGACTGCTTTAATCTCCATGTGCGCGCGGCGGCCTCGCAGTAA
- a CDS encoding DUF3291 domain-containing protein translates to MSGFVVSVTRFRVRSLRFLPFFLIHAQRCLAQIRRSDGYLAGALRHDRDHAYWTTSVWRDEAALLAYVIGGAHRTAMPKMSAWGDEASTVRWVQDGDELPSWPEAIERMRREGNPIPLCHPGPAHTGLGFAASEPAQMARI, encoded by the coding sequence GTGAGCGGCTTCGTCGTCAGCGTCACCCGCTTCCGCGTTCGCAGCCTGCGGTTTCTGCCCTTCTTTCTGATCCATGCGCAACGCTGCCTGGCGCAGATCAGAAGAAGCGACGGCTATTTGGCCGGGGCGCTACGCCACGATCGGGATCACGCCTATTGGACGACGAGCGTGTGGCGCGACGAGGCTGCACTCCTGGCGTATGTCATCGGCGGTGCCCACCGCACTGCGATGCCCAAGATGAGCGCGTGGGGTGACGAGGCCAGCACCGTTCGGTGGGTTCAGGACGGCGATGAACTTCCATCTTGGCCGGAGGCGATCGAGCGGATGCGCCGTGAGGGGAATCCCATTCCGCTCTGTCACCCGGGACCAGCCCATACCGGTCTCGGCTTCGCGGCAAGCGAGCCGGCGCAGATGGCACGGATCTGA
- a CDS encoding zinc-binding alcohol dehydrogenase family protein, with translation MTDNTALWLSSKRADFTLRPAPFPIVQSGEIVIRTRAIAVNPMDRLVQTSGDLMTPYLHYPAILGSDVAGDVVAVGADVTRFKVGDRVVGFAASTDKTRNRAAEGAFQTYVVLLEHMTAAIPDALAFEDASALPLGISTAACALFQRDFLALNPPAKGAMATGKTVLVWGGSTSVGVNAVQLAVGAGYAVIATASPRNFDMLRRLGATALFDYRSPSVIADIRAVLRGKTVAGAVAIGAGSVRPCIDILGTCEGNRFIAMATPPASFDAVPAGRDHWRKLLVAMAGTVTGNITLSLRARSKKVTLKMIWGSTLINNEVGPMIFDTFLPEALADGRYVAASAAEVVGHGLAAIPAALERQRRGVSATKLVVTL, from the coding sequence ATGACCGACAACACCGCCCTTTGGCTCTCCTCCAAACGCGCCGACTTCACTCTCAGACCGGCACCTTTTCCGATCGTGCAGTCGGGAGAAATCGTGATCCGCACGCGCGCGATCGCCGTGAATCCGATGGACCGTCTGGTCCAGACCTCGGGTGACCTGATGACGCCGTATCTTCACTACCCGGCCATCCTCGGCTCCGACGTTGCCGGCGATGTCGTTGCCGTCGGTGCGGACGTGACACGGTTCAAGGTCGGAGACCGGGTCGTCGGCTTTGCCGCCAGCACCGACAAGACGCGCAACCGCGCCGCAGAAGGCGCCTTCCAGACCTATGTCGTCCTGCTCGAGCATATGACGGCGGCGATTCCGGACGCGCTCGCCTTCGAAGATGCTTCCGCGCTTCCGCTCGGCATCTCGACGGCAGCCTGCGCACTCTTCCAGCGCGATTTCCTCGCCCTGAATCCGCCCGCCAAGGGAGCGATGGCGACCGGCAAGACCGTTCTGGTTTGGGGTGGATCGACCAGCGTCGGCGTCAATGCGGTGCAACTTGCCGTCGGCGCCGGCTACGCAGTGATTGCCACAGCATCGCCGCGCAACTTCGATATGCTCAGGCGGCTCGGCGCAACGGCCTTGTTCGATTATCGCAGTCCATCGGTGATTGCTGACATCCGCGCAGTGCTCCGCGGTAAAACGGTCGCTGGCGCCGTTGCAATCGGCGCGGGATCGGTGCGGCCATGCATCGACATCCTGGGGACTTGCGAAGGCAATCGCTTCATCGCGATGGCAACGCCGCCCGCTTCATTCGATGCCGTCCCGGCCGGGCGCGACCATTGGCGCAAGCTGCTTGTCGCGATGGCTGGCACGGTCACCGGTAACATCACGCTCTCGCTACGCGCACGCAGCAAGAAGGTGACGCTGAAAATGATCTGGGGCAGCACGTTGATCAACAACGAAGTGGGACCAATGATCTTCGACACGTTCCTGCCCGAGGCTCTCGCCGACGGCCGATACGTGGCAGCCTCTGCCGCCGAGGTCGTAGGGCACGGGCTGGCGGCGATCCCAGCGGCGCTCGAGCGGCAGCGCCGCGGCGTCTCGGCAACCAAGCTGGTGGTGACGTTGTGA
- a CDS encoding AraC family transcriptional regulator, producing MLGLLKPSTYGFRGLDAGGDWALAYPPAEGVKCFAIHTGACLIALEGGDAPMALEAGDFILVPGRAAFSLCSAIGAPVTEAFTFFPSFPAGETGILNGGGTCSGVGGFFDFTGLHTEQLLGILPPIVHIRAEATKAALGWLIERLMRELRDPQPGGTLMAGHLAQTLLIEALRLHLAERSPHSAGWLFALADKQMRAVISAMHAEPARRWTLADLARVGGMSRSSFAVRFKETVGEPAMDYLTRWRMMVAADRLASGRVSIATVAPAVGYESESAFGAAFKRTFGHSPREFAKAVAA from the coding sequence GTGCTCGGCCTATTGAAGCCGAGCACCTATGGTTTTCGCGGCCTCGATGCCGGCGGGGACTGGGCGCTTGCCTACCCCCCGGCCGAGGGCGTCAAATGCTTCGCAATCCACACTGGGGCCTGTTTGATCGCGCTCGAGGGCGGGGATGCGCCCATGGCGCTCGAAGCTGGCGACTTCATCCTAGTGCCCGGCCGGGCCGCGTTCAGCCTCTGCAGCGCGATCGGCGCACCGGTCACTGAAGCCTTTACCTTCTTCCCGTCGTTCCCGGCCGGCGAGACGGGCATCCTGAATGGCGGCGGCACCTGTTCGGGCGTGGGCGGCTTCTTCGACTTCACCGGACTCCACACCGAGCAACTGCTCGGCATCCTGCCCCCGATTGTTCACATCCGGGCGGAAGCGACCAAGGCGGCGCTCGGCTGGTTGATCGAGCGGCTGATGCGCGAACTGCGGGATCCGCAACCGGGCGGCACGCTGATGGCGGGACACCTGGCGCAGACGCTGCTGATCGAGGCGCTGCGGTTGCATCTTGCCGAGCGCTCGCCGCACAGCGCGGGCTGGCTGTTCGCGCTGGCCGACAAGCAGATGCGTGCGGTGATATCGGCGATGCACGCTGAACCTGCGCGGCGCTGGACGCTCGCCGACCTCGCCCGTGTCGGCGGCATGTCGCGCTCGAGCTTTGCCGTCCGGTTCAAGGAAACGGTCGGCGAGCCGGCAATGGATTACCTGACGCGCTGGCGGATGATGGTGGCGGCCGACCGGCTGGCAAGCGGGCGCGTCTCCATCGCGACCGTGGCACCGGCGGTCGGCTACGAGTCAGAAAGTGCGTTTGGTGCAGCGTTCAAGCGAACGTTCGGCCACTCGCCGCGGGAGTTCGCCAAGGCGGTGGCCGCGTAG
- a CDS encoding DUF4365 domain-containing protein: MRFHPTARIGKAGERRLETFIEEQLGFIYRPVGTSDIGIDGEIETLAPGGRSTGGFLKVQVKTVERAPLGPRFRVALDERHLDYFASLTVPPILVLVNLADDRIWWQPILQKGDYAGPRGGYGIPIDLHRDRMTGHSTTALRLVAERSNALIVRSLIEAVEQSLSEMDESEASGRFDLWDVEHWADLLRSYQKTVTDIACLLKYERRASADIKAIQRAFRDVVSRIDKRREWFSDWDCGDLLRNVD, from the coding sequence ATGCGGTTTCATCCGACAGCGCGCATCGGCAAGGCGGGCGAGCGCCGACTTGAGACGTTCATCGAGGAGCAGCTCGGCTTCATCTATCGGCCGGTCGGGACTAGCGACATTGGAATAGACGGCGAGATCGAAACATTGGCTCCAGGCGGCCGGTCGACTGGTGGATTCCTCAAGGTCCAGGTCAAGACTGTGGAGCGTGCGCCGCTGGGACCCCGGTTCCGTGTTGCTCTCGACGAGCGACATCTCGACTATTTTGCCTCGCTCACCGTACCCCCAATTCTCGTTCTTGTGAATCTCGCTGACGACAGAATATGGTGGCAGCCGATTCTTCAGAAAGGAGATTATGCCGGCCCTCGTGGCGGCTATGGGATCCCAATCGACCTGCATCGCGATCGGATGACGGGACATAGCACGACAGCGCTACGACTGGTGGCGGAGCGATCCAACGCTTTGATCGTGAGATCGCTGATCGAGGCGGTCGAGCAAAGCCTCAGCGAGATGGACGAGAGCGAGGCGAGCGGCAGATTCGATCTGTGGGACGTTGAGCACTGGGCCGACTTGCTCCGTAGCTATCAGAAGACGGTCACCGACATCGCGTGCCTGCTAAAATACGAGCGCCGCGCATCGGCAGATATCAAGGCCATTCAGCGGGCTTTTCGTGATGTCGTGTCCCGGATTGACAAGCGCCGAGAGTGGTTCAGCGATTGGGACTGCGGCGACCTGCTGAGAAATGTGGATTGA